The Miscanthus floridulus cultivar M001 chromosome 6, ASM1932011v1, whole genome shotgun sequence genomic interval ACGTGGCGAGTTAGGGCATACTTGCCCAGCACCACGAGGAAGAGGCCGCGCCATTTGCTGAAGTTGTTGGCGGCCGAATCCAGGGTGACCGGGATCAACGCCTTGATATTGAGGACAGCGGTGGCCTGCGCCCAGAGCGCGGCATGATCGGCCTCGTGTTGGTCGAGGGCGAGCGCACACTGGCGAGCGGCTTCGGCAAGGCACGTAGCCTCATCAGCGACGGCTTCATCAGCGACGGCTTCATCAGCCATGGGGCCTGATGACTGCGGCTTGGCGAGCACGCGGAGGGCGCCGGCGAACCAGTCAGCGGCTGCCTGGCGAGGAAAGGCGCAGGCAGGCGAGCGGTTAGCGACGACGTGTGGAGCGGAAGGGGAAAGGATCAGTGGTGAATGATACCATTTAACCATAGAGGTGAATAAATAAATTACATTATATTTGAAGAGGTTCACTGTACATGTATATAGGAGCACGTAGAAGCTATAGAGGCAAACGTAGAAGCTAAGCTAGATGGAGAGCCATACGTTACACAGGTACAAAGGATAATAAAGGCTAACAGTAACAACTCCACGGGAACGAAAATTGTGTTGGACTTAGTGAATTTGTGATAGCAAAATTCACATCATACAGAGTGGACGATCGGATATATGAGCATCTCCAACAGATTGCTTCTACTCTCATGGTGTTGTAACCTCCCATAAAGTACTACTATTGGAGTTGTAGCAATACACTACTCTCATGGTGTTGTAACCCCATTTGCTGCGATTTTGAGGTTTGTGGTGAAAATTATGTTAAAGTTACACCCTAATTAGTAACTTACCGTAATTTTCTCTGTCCTACAACGGTTTAATTAGGATTTGCAGAACACAGGCAGGTCCCTACTAATTTTCGCTGTTTGATGTAATCGTTTTTAAGTTGAGAAAGCACATAAATGCACCCCGACCATTGGTCATtttcaataataataataaaaaaaaacagaGCATGCTTGGCACAAGAAAGCAGAGCAGAAACGACGACGTACCCAGAGGTTAGACGTGCTCATGCTGGGGAGGCTCCGGTTCCGTCTAAGCCTAAACCTCGTGATCCTCACCGAGCCCCTCGGGGAGccgtcgtcctcctccgaggagacCTCGCGCCCGTCGTTGGGCCTCCCGCGACGGTGATCGTCGCCGCCGAAGCAGGTGGACACGGATGACGAGGAGTCCGACGACCCCGGCGAGCACCACTGGGCATCCGTACCCGCCGCGTCGCGCTCATGGTAGCCGCATCTGTGCTTGTTTCTTCCCGCCGCGGGCGCCGCCGCCCTACGCTTGCTCCAGGTCCGAGAGAAGAGTGCCACGCCGGCGCTCGTCGTCCGTCGTAAGGCAGCGCCGCCACTCCGGGCCCACCTCGGCGTCCTCCTGCCGCCGCCGGCGCGGGCGTAGTAGGGGCCCTGGAACACGGTGCTGGGGGACGACAGCGGGGTGTCCGCCGCGGCGAACGACGCTGACACCTGCTGCAGCCGCGGGGGCAGCTTCAGCGGCAGCGGACGCGCCTGGTCCGCGTGGCCGCTGCCCTGACGGGTGTCCAACGCGGCGAGCGACGCTGGCACCTGCTGCAGCCGCGGGGGCAGCTTCAGCGGCAGGGGACGCGCAGCCTGGTCCGCGTGGCCGCTGCTGTCCTGATGATCGCCAGTTTCGCCTTCGAGAACGGGGCCAGCGTCGGTAGCAGCCGGAGTCGTCGCGGCGGCGCAGGCGGTAGGCGACGCCTTGGGCATCCCCGGTGCCTCCTCCCAGAGGAACGGCACGGTGACGAGCGAGGGGCGTGGCGGCGTGTCCGGCGGGCCCGAGAACGCTGCGCCGACGGCGCCGCCCAGGTCGGCCAGCCGGCCGGAGCGCGCGCGGACGGCGAacagcgcgggcggcggcggcgtgtccGGCGGGCCCGAGAACGCTGCGCCGCCGGCCACCCGGCCGGAGCGCGCGCGGACggcgaacagcaggggcggctgcggGAGGGAGTGGGACGCCGGCTTCCTGCATGGCGCCGCCGCAGCGTCCGCGTCCATGGTTTGGCTGGTTAGTGGTGCTTGCACAATAGTGGCAGTGGTATGGTGCGCACTCTGGGTGGGTGCGTTGGATGGAAATGGTGAGTGGAGCACGGAGACGTTCGCGTCAGCGTCCGCCACACGGTAActgcggaggcggaggaggaggaggagacgggaGTGGCTGAAGAATCGGAGGGGAGAGAGCGGGGGAGAGGAGCGTCGTCGTCCGAACGCGTGAGCGTGACTGCGTGACCCTCCCGTTCGGCTGGCCTCCCCAGATAAATGGAAGCCGCGACGAGTCGTGACGGCAAGCGCGGGCGATTACAGCTGGGGTCCCCCGTCCCATCCCGTGACCCGTCGACCGACCGAGGATGGCTGGACAAAGACAAAACAGACCAAGTCTGGGAACGCCCGGACCTGGGCTGGGAACGCCGCCGGCCCGGCAGTGGACTGCAGCACCGGTCCGTAACCAGCCTAGCCTGGGTTGCACGAGCGATGCATGAAACAAAGGACCCTGCATTGCGTCCGTTCCATACTTCCACGGCGCCAATAGACGTGACGTGATCGCTTAGCTGCCAGTCTGCCACCGCGACaaggagatttttttttaattttaacactttttcaaaaactaattttaaatctaacacattctgtttttttaaactaatacttttggctgcgcctattaccctagcgcggccaaatgcctgtgtcgcgtcatgcatggtggcgcggcagagggttgacgtggcggcgaccggattcgctgaccgatgacgtggcagggtctgccgcgccatcgaccttggcgcggcagtgacagAGCCGAATGAAACCCCGCGGCTAGTCCCGCCTaccgagcagcaagcccgcctggccgccgcgcccgccgctcgcCCGGTGGTAGctggacggtttaatcggaaTACGTCGCGCCAATAGTgagagttattctaagtattgcttgacgtaaaattaatagtggatttgtttctgccttttgttaaatttttttcacggccgaatagagaatttgataagtcaATGATAtttttttcgtctttcataatacgattaaccaccatgttaactaatcgattacgaaaaattagatcggattgaaacgaatattttttaagggaacttatttatttggctttttggccccatattgtaggatcggcgacgacgcgaccatggacctcGGCTTCTTCGACCCCTCGtgcaagacgccggccaccggcgttGAGATACCCCGGAACTGTCGGTTtctgaactagttgctacttaatcttgcATGCGGTGATGCCGCggcgcattgaaacgaatatgaagcaaataaatgaagtccgtgcacaagttgacaagctgccacataacattttcattggtttgacataagttcgacataacataaccaactaagcctgcaagtttcggacgccaataatagtttcacctaacaaactaagacccaagagtataaggatccctcggatgcctatgtctcttcggatttattagcaacacattggaagtgtagccaacgtcggtgtggccgcgtcgccggtgcgtacggctcgtaccctgcaagtatatgatatgcacgattacttagaattctttatgatcgttagttcatgtagcatacgtatttaaagaaactacctttgttagtacctgtgaggctccttaggtaccaagcggggcaccacctagttgacacatgccgatctcgtcctacggccaatcgtcccactagtcgtgctgtctgcggaagcccgaGGGGTCGTTGTCATTGTCATCGTCGtgctcggttgcagggtccttcctagcgctatgatgtggtggtgtacacaccacggaagtggcacctgtcaccggctgagaagagccgactgttgtcctcaaagaggctgaagacgtgccacccgaccgcgctgggagtggtggttcctcataaggagtgtccatgcagctcagcttttgagctagcttcctgcagctcttcttcaccttctgcataaatagacgttaaagttagtgcattttccaaatgcatatacactaaataaacaatgcaagtattaaatagctCTTCTtcacagctcttcttcac includes:
- the LOC136458356 gene encoding uncharacterized protein isoform X1, yielding MDADAAAAPCRKPASHSLPQPPLLFAVRARSGRVAGGAAFSGPPDTPPPPALFAVRARSGRLADLGGAVGAAFSGPPDTPPRPSLVTVPFLWEEAPGMPKASPTACAAATTPAATDAGPVLEGETGDHQDSSGHADQAARPLPLKLPPRLQQVPASLAALDTRQGSGHADQARPLPLKLPPRLQQVSASFAAADTPLSSPSTVFQGPYYARAGGGRRTPRWARSGGAALRRTTSAGVALFSRTWSKRRAAAPAAGRNKHRCGYHERDAAGTDAQWCSPGSSDSSSSVSTCFGGDDHRRGRPNDGREVSSEEDDGSPRGSVRITRFRLRRNRSLPSMSTSNLWAAADWFAGALRVLAKPQSSGPMADEAVADEAVADEATCLAEAARQCALALDQHEADHAALWAQATAVLNIKALIPVTLDSAANNFSKWRGLFLVVLGKYALTRHVLYDEALSDRPVWVRMDCTVLTWIYGTVSNDLLQSLMIHLFNARGAWQFLEDEFQNHSESRVLLLETQFRNLRQGSMSVGDYCRRLETMAAALGEFGDPISDRQMVLTLLHGLNSKFRHMVSNLKMRRPFPTFAEARTHLQLEEIDLEAAPPSPPAAMVADPPPRPTGPVGPPSSRLAGPSNPNGPRHNYNNNCRRGRGGKSSAPGSSLLFAPGGATSPHSSFAHPWVGTMLMWPYDHSPVVTPRPPPAMAATTLGTFGFPPYGHPGPYYGGASGAPPLQQFASASLPPQQQMMPSPLHPQQPSNPMQGGSWDQPSLANSFSTMALDPASAPSEWNVDSGEGSHITSDAGTLSTVFPPSSCTPSIIVSNGALLPVTHTGSHFFVSTP
- the LOC136458356 gene encoding uncharacterized protein isoform X2, giving the protein MDADAAAAPCRKPASHSLPQPPLLFAVRARSGRVAGGAAFSGPPDTPPPPALFAVRARSGRLADLGGAVGAAFSGPPDTPPRPSLVTVPFLWEEAPGMPKASPTACAAATTPAATDAGPVLEGETGDHQDSSGHADQAARPLPLKLPPRLQQVPASLAALDTRQGSGHADQARPLPLKLPPRLQQVSASFAAADTPLSSPSTVFQGPYYARAGGGRRTPRWARSGGAALRRTTSAGVALFSRTWSKRRAAAPAAGRNKHRCGYHERDAAGTDAQWCSPGSSDSSSSVSTCFGGDDHRRGRPNDGREVSSEEDDGSPRGSVRITRFRLRRNRSLPSMSTSNLWAAADWFAGALRVLAKPQSSGPMADEAVADEAVADEATCLAEAARQCALALDQHEADHAALWAQATAVLNIKALIPVTLDSAANNFSKWRGLFLVVLGKYALTRHVLYDEALSDRPVWVRMDCTVLTWIYGTVSNDLLQSLMIHLFNARGAWQFLEDEFQNHSESRVLLLETQFRNLRQGSMSVGDYCRRLETMAAALGEFGDPISDRQMVLTLLHGLNSKFRHMVSNLKMRRPFPTFAEARTHLQLEEIDLEAAPPSPPAAMVADPPPRPTGPVGPPSSRLAGPSNPNGPRHNYNNNCRRGRGGKSSAPGSSLLFAPGGATSPHSSFAHPWVGTMLMWPYDHSPVVTPRPPPAMAATTLGTFGFPPYGHPGPYYGGASGAPPLQQFASASLPPQQQMMPSPLHPQQPSNPMQGGSWDQPSLANSFSTMALDPASAPSEWNVDSGEGSHITSDAGHANQEHDHQV